In Aquimarina sp. TRL1, a single window of DNA contains:
- a CDS encoding GNAT family N-acetyltransferase, which produces MIQRTQLPNKSNESTVYSIFIENFGHVSLKHFDIKRDASILHTWVNEPYAFFWGMQGSSLEEVKKEYIELLKPDHYDIFTGYHNDQPAFFLERYTPSKDIISNYYDAKNSDCGVHIIVAPPVQNKIPGFTLHLFQTIMDFVFTNTTIDRILVEPDIRNKKMFTLCERIGFVTDKTVELPHKTAQLAFLDKNRYQQQKTHKLSIHKQ; this is translated from the coding sequence ATGATACAACGAACTCAATTACCAAATAAAAGTAATGAAAGTACAGTGTACTCCATATTTATAGAAAATTTCGGCCATGTATCTTTAAAGCATTTTGATATCAAAAGGGATGCTTCGATTTTACATACATGGGTGAATGAACCATATGCTTTTTTTTGGGGAATGCAAGGTTCTTCTTTAGAAGAAGTAAAAAAGGAATACATCGAGCTGCTCAAACCTGATCACTATGATATTTTTACAGGATATCACAATGATCAACCAGCTTTCTTCTTAGAGCGTTATACTCCATCAAAAGACATCATCAGTAATTATTATGATGCAAAAAACAGCGATTGTGGAGTTCATATTATAGTTGCTCCTCCGGTACAAAATAAAATCCCAGGGTTTACACTTCATTTATTTCAAACCATTATGGATTTTGTATTTACCAACACTACTATAGACCGAATTCTTGTAGAACCGGATATACGCAATAAAAAAATGTTTACGCTTTGCGAGCGCATTGGTTTTGTAACCGATAAAACGGTAGAATTACCTCATAAAACTGCTCAACTAGCATTCTTAGATAAAAACAGATATCAACAACAGAAAACACACAAATTATCCATACATAAACAATGA
- a CDS encoding alpha/beta hydrolase, translating to MQTTKALSLHHIIKTPTVQKEKTPVLFMFHGYGSDENDLFSFASELPDELCIISVRAPYPMQPSGNAWYAIYFDADNGKFSDDEQAIESRDKIATFIDEAIEAYHLDASNVSILGFSQGTILSYAVALSYPEKIKNVIALSGYLNEAILHENYSKNDFSKLNIYCSHGSVDPVIPIDWARKAPAFFDTLGVKTTLQEFPVGHGVHPQNFYQFKEWLQNHI from the coding sequence ATGCAAACTACAAAAGCATTATCCCTTCATCATATTATAAAAACCCCTACAGTACAAAAAGAAAAAACTCCGGTATTATTTATGTTTCATGGATACGGAAGTGATGAAAATGATCTTTTTTCCTTTGCTTCAGAATTACCGGATGAACTCTGTATTATCTCTGTTCGTGCTCCGTATCCGATGCAACCAAGCGGAAACGCCTGGTATGCTATCTATTTCGATGCTGATAACGGAAAATTCAGTGATGATGAACAAGCAATCGAATCCAGAGATAAAATAGCAACATTCATTGACGAAGCAATAGAAGCCTACCATTTGGATGCTTCTAATGTATCCATTCTCGGGTTTAGCCAAGGGACTATTCTAAGCTATGCCGTAGCCTTATCATATCCCGAAAAAATTAAAAATGTTATCGCATTAAGCGGTTATCTGAATGAAGCTATTCTTCATGAAAACTATTCTAAGAATGATTTTTCTAAACTCAATATCTATTGCTCTCACGGAAGTGTAGATCCTGTTATCCCAATAGACTGGGCCAGAAAGGCACCAGCATTCTTCGATACACTTGGAGTCAAAACAACATTACAAGAGTTTCCTGTAGGTCATGGGGTTCATCCTCAAAACTTTTATCAATTCAAAGAGTGGTTGCAAAATCACATATAA
- a CDS encoding dihydroorotase family protein — translation MNFLLKAATIIDPQSSFHNKTVDILIKDGIIRSIGSLIEKTEDTTEINLKNLHISQGWFDSSISFGEPGYEERETISQGLDVAGKSGFTTIALNPDTNPIIDNSTAIGFVKNKALGHPVTVHPIGALTIGSKGIDLAELYDMKKGGAIAFGDFKKSTPNPNLMKLALQYAQNFDGLVLSYPQDNDIAGKGMVNEEEQATLLGLKGIPALAEELQVSRDLFLLQYTGGKLHIPTISTAKSVALIRDAKEKGLHVSCSVAIHNTVLTDEELKEFDTSFKLHPPLRTQTDLDAILEGINDGTIDMLTSDHIPMDIEHKKVEFDNAKYGSIGLESAFGVLNNYLGTSKTIDVLTQGKKIFGIPNTPIEEGAIADISLFNPEGTQTFSEEAILSSSKNSAFINKDTKGHVYGIIANGILLEK, via the coding sequence ATGAACTTTTTATTAAAGGCAGCTACCATAATCGATCCACAATCAAGTTTTCATAATAAAACTGTAGATATTCTTATCAAAGACGGAATCATTAGGTCTATCGGTTCTTTAATTGAAAAAACAGAAGACACCACAGAAATCAATTTAAAAAATCTTCATATATCACAAGGATGGTTTGATAGTAGTATTAGCTTTGGAGAGCCCGGGTATGAAGAAAGAGAAACTATTTCTCAAGGGCTGGATGTTGCCGGAAAAAGTGGTTTTACTACTATTGCTCTTAATCCGGATACGAATCCTATTATCGATAACAGTACAGCAATAGGATTTGTAAAAAACAAAGCATTGGGGCACCCGGTAACCGTACACCCGATTGGAGCACTAACTATCGGATCTAAGGGAATAGATCTGGCAGAATTGTACGATATGAAAAAAGGGGGAGCAATTGCTTTTGGTGATTTTAAAAAATCAACTCCTAATCCTAATCTGATGAAACTTGCCCTGCAATATGCACAAAACTTTGACGGGCTGGTGTTATCTTATCCACAAGACAATGATATTGCCGGAAAAGGTATGGTAAATGAAGAAGAACAAGCTACGTTATTAGGATTAAAAGGAATTCCTGCCCTCGCTGAAGAATTACAAGTATCCAGAGATCTATTTCTATTACAATATACAGGAGGTAAATTACATATTCCAACAATTTCTACCGCTAAATCCGTAGCCCTGATAAGAGATGCTAAAGAAAAAGGATTACATGTAAGCTGTAGTGTAGCGATCCACAATACAGTGTTAACAGATGAGGAGCTAAAAGAATTCGATACTTCTTTTAAGCTACACCCTCCTTTAAGAACGCAAACAGATCTGGATGCCATTTTAGAAGGAATTAATGATGGAACCATTGATATGCTTACCTCTGATCATATCCCTATGGATATTGAACATAAAAAAGTAGAATTCGACAATGCTAAATATGGAAGTATTGGGCTAGAGAGTGCTTTCGGAGTACTCAATAATTATTTGGGAACCTCAAAAACAATAGACGTACTAACGCAGGGGAAGAAAATATTCGGAATTCCCAACACTCCTATCGAAGAGGGCGCTATTGCTGATATATCATTATTTAACCCAGAAGGAACTCAAACATTCTCTGAAGAAGCAATTTTATCCAGTTCTAAAAATAGTGCCTTTATAAATAAGGACACTAAAGGACATGTATATGGGATTATTGCGAATGGAATACTTTTAGAAAAATAA
- a CDS encoding BatA and WFA domain-containing protein produces MQFKHPDFLYALLALIIPILVHLFQLRKFKKVAFSNVQFLQSVTLQTRKSSKIKKWLTLLTRLLLLACVIIAFAQPYFSAKENSSKQTETAIYLDNSFSMQAKGQKGPLLQRAIQELLAAIDDDEQISIITNNESYRKVSKKDIQNDLLQLDYSANQLPYSAAYLKAKQLLSTDSKTNKRVIMISDFQQKEESLSIPTTTDTQTNLVQLQPVTHQNLSIDSLYVNYDTNNELQLHVELSSSDNAVDNVPVAVYNEEQLLAKTTVSIPEKAKNTVTFRLEENTKINGRVLIEDPTISFDNFRYFNINTPEKIKVIAINESDDKFLKSIYTPDEFTLISSLLQDVNYNNLQDANLIILNEVKQIPVSLIDVLQSFYKQGGTLCFIPATDGNIPSYQQLTSQLGVTGLTAKKTQEKQITTIAFSHSLYNGVFDNTVRNFQYPKVNSLYTTNASNTILAYEDKSPFLYTSGNFYAFTAAINTENSNFKNSPLIVPTLYNIGKQSLQLSDISYTIGQNNSYDVAIKLGQDGILSLVNEEENIIPQQHSFSTKVRITTNEIPTKAGIYSLQNKENIIQHISYNYDTSESDLQYYRLTTNDQYEVSDAVSSLFNQIKEDSRVNELWKWFIIFALLFLIIEILLLKYLK; encoded by the coding sequence ATGCAATTCAAACATCCTGATTTTCTATATGCACTTTTAGCACTTATCATTCCGATACTCGTTCATTTATTTCAATTAAGAAAATTCAAAAAAGTTGCTTTTTCTAATGTACAGTTCTTACAATCAGTAACACTCCAGACCCGAAAGAGTTCTAAAATAAAAAAGTGGCTAACTCTCTTGACCCGTTTGTTGCTTTTGGCATGTGTTATTATTGCTTTTGCTCAGCCATACTTTTCTGCAAAAGAAAATAGCAGTAAGCAAACTGAAACTGCAATCTATCTCGACAATTCATTTAGTATGCAGGCTAAAGGACAAAAAGGACCTCTGTTGCAACGAGCCATTCAGGAATTATTAGCAGCAATAGACGATGATGAACAAATTTCTATTATTACCAATAATGAAAGTTATAGAAAAGTCTCCAAAAAAGATATTCAGAATGATTTACTCCAATTAGATTATAGTGCTAATCAATTACCGTATAGTGCAGCCTATCTAAAAGCGAAACAATTACTCAGTACAGATTCCAAAACGAACAAACGGGTAATCATGATTTCAGATTTCCAGCAAAAAGAAGAATCCTTGTCAATCCCTACCACTACAGATACTCAAACAAACCTCGTACAACTACAACCAGTAACGCATCAAAATCTTTCTATCGATAGTCTATATGTAAATTACGATACGAATAATGAGTTGCAACTTCATGTAGAGCTTAGTAGTTCTGATAATGCAGTGGATAATGTTCCTGTGGCGGTATACAATGAAGAGCAGTTATTGGCTAAAACAACCGTTTCTATCCCCGAAAAAGCAAAAAACACCGTTACCTTTAGATTAGAAGAAAACACAAAAATAAATGGGCGTGTTCTAATTGAAGACCCAACGATCTCCTTTGATAATTTTAGATATTTCAATATCAATACCCCTGAAAAGATTAAGGTTATAGCAATTAATGAGAGTGATGATAAGTTTTTAAAAAGTATATATACTCCTGATGAGTTTACCTTAATCAGTAGCCTTTTACAGGATGTTAACTACAATAATTTACAAGATGCCAATTTAATTATACTGAACGAAGTAAAACAAATCCCGGTATCGCTTATTGATGTACTTCAATCGTTCTATAAGCAAGGAGGCACACTTTGTTTTATTCCTGCTACTGACGGTAATATTCCTTCGTATCAGCAATTAACCAGTCAACTTGGGGTTACAGGACTAACAGCAAAAAAAACACAGGAAAAGCAAATCACAACTATTGCTTTTTCTCATTCATTATACAATGGGGTTTTTGATAATACGGTTCGTAATTTTCAATACCCAAAAGTAAACAGTCTCTATACAACAAATGCATCCAACACGATCCTCGCTTATGAAGATAAAAGCCCGTTTCTCTATACATCAGGAAATTTTTATGCCTTTACTGCTGCTATAAACACTGAAAATTCTAATTTCAAAAATTCTCCTCTAATCGTTCCTACTTTATATAACATAGGAAAACAAAGTTTACAATTATCTGATATATCATATACTATAGGGCAAAATAATTCTTATGATGTCGCTATAAAACTAGGACAAGATGGGATCCTCTCATTGGTGAATGAAGAAGAAAATATCATTCCCCAGCAACATAGTTTTTCTACGAAAGTTAGAATTACAACAAATGAAATTCCGACAAAAGCAGGAATTTATTCCCTACAAAACAAAGAAAATATCATACAGCATATCAGTTATAATTATGACACCTCAGAAAGTGATTTACAATACTATAGACTAACTACTAACGATCAGTATGAGGTTTCTGATGCAGTATCCAGCCTTTTTAATCAAATAAAAGAAGACTCCAGAGTCAACGAACTTTGGAAATGGTTTATTATTTTTGCGCTGTTATTCCTCATTATTGAAATACTATTATTAAAATATCTGAAATGA
- a CDS encoding short-chain dehydrogenase encodes MRIQFLLIISFLFCSCFNEKSDKALLEQDKLALESQLDSDKVLLYKFGKICIRSAGAENHKNQEYQKFKKTLDKVSNTFLSEQAKSPEEWSLMDYINLYKDYNSIKKFIKKTDEDSFPTLLEVFHKISGDSILVQHPIAEKNDKEFIQNMEHALLSIIVIASRDLGKEISLYESAKTHPERLPDGEIKALLQFFRGFLFFEKKLFYLSEDEISKNIEWLEKHPTIDLAFTRTIFQWGKLDNKKTHIAFHAINHLFRGFDRLMMDREIDEKRALKDFESFISDAKEIGLDNEIVWAIETFLYLKNEEPEKAIIAIKKLKTSPLLSNTERASMNESITYLQNRETGKVLNGVYDKYFLSKVATKYMISILIKVDWKKLMKAHEIPYTDEVFDTIDSFNHFIENIDKYSNMETIENAGKTLKDEGSKLWDKAKELLPEKEE; translated from the coding sequence ATGAGAATTCAATTTTTACTTATCATTTCCTTTCTTTTTTGTAGTTGTTTTAATGAAAAATCGGATAAAGCCCTCTTAGAACAAGATAAATTAGCCTTGGAATCGCAATTAGACTCCGATAAAGTACTCCTCTATAAGTTTGGAAAAATATGTATTCGATCCGCTGGTGCCGAAAATCATAAAAATCAGGAATATCAAAAATTCAAAAAAACATTAGACAAAGTATCGAATACTTTTCTCTCAGAACAGGCTAAATCTCCTGAAGAATGGTCTCTAATGGATTATATAAACCTCTATAAAGATTATAATTCTATTAAAAAATTTATAAAAAAAACAGATGAAGATTCTTTTCCTACCCTCTTAGAAGTATTCCATAAAATTAGTGGGGACTCCATCTTGGTACAACATCCGATTGCCGAAAAAAATGATAAAGAATTTATTCAAAACATGGAACATGCTTTATTAAGCATTATTGTCATTGCCAGCCGTGATCTGGGAAAAGAAATTTCATTATATGAAAGTGCAAAAACGCATCCAGAACGTCTCCCTGATGGAGAAATCAAAGCACTATTACAATTCTTCAGAGGATTTCTCTTCTTTGAGAAAAAATTATTTTATTTATCAGAAGATGAAATTTCTAAAAATATCGAATGGCTGGAAAAACACCCTACAATAGACCTGGCTTTTACCAGAACAATTTTTCAGTGGGGAAAGCTGGATAATAAAAAAACGCACATTGCATTTCATGCGATTAATCATTTGTTCAGAGGTTTCGATCGATTAATGATGGATCGCGAAATTGATGAAAAAAGAGCCCTTAAGGATTTTGAAAGTTTTATTTCAGATGCAAAAGAAATAGGATTAGACAATGAAATTGTCTGGGCAATAGAAACGTTTTTGTACCTAAAAAATGAAGAACCCGAAAAAGCAATTATTGCCATAAAAAAACTAAAAACCAGTCCCCTGCTATCAAATACCGAAAGAGCATCTATGAATGAATCAATAACATACCTGCAAAACAGAGAGACCGGAAAAGTACTAAATGGGGTATACGACAAATATTTCCTCAGTAAGGTTGCCACAAAATATATGATTTCGATACTTATCAAAGTGGATTGGAAAAAGCTGATGAAAGCACATGAAATCCCTTATACTGACGAGGTTTTTGACACGATCGATTCCTTTAATCATTTTATTGAAAATATCGACAAATACTCAAATATGGAAACTATCGAAAATGCAGGAAAAACACTGAAAGATGAAGGGAGTAAATTATGGGATAAGGCAAAGGAATTATTACCCGAAAAAGAAGAATAA
- a CDS encoding GNAT family N-acetyltransferase, translating into MNVSIRIKNATLDDMQWVNNTYSSIGFTHSDFSNEFIVIAETDQQKCGVGRLVFINNIHKELGGIFVAKKYRGLGIAKKIVLRLLQEKSKGQKIWCLPFKHLFPFYKQCNFILYDHKTQRDVPQSILDKHQWCNKTYDQKVLLLVQE; encoded by the coding sequence ATGAATGTTTCCATCAGAATAAAAAATGCGACACTTGATGATATGCAATGGGTAAATAACACCTATTCCAGCATTGGGTTTACACATTCTGATTTTTCAAATGAATTTATTGTTATCGCAGAAACTGATCAACAAAAATGTGGAGTCGGACGCCTGGTATTCATTAATAACATACATAAAGAACTAGGAGGAATTTTTGTTGCTAAAAAATATAGAGGACTAGGAATTGCAAAAAAAATTGTCTTGCGGCTTCTCCAGGAAAAAAGCAAAGGACAAAAAATATGGTGCCTTCCTTTTAAACATCTATTTCCCTTTTATAAACAATGTAATTTTATACTATACGATCATAAAACACAACGCGATGTTCCCCAGAGTATTCTAGATAAGCATCAATGGTGTAATAAGACATATGATCAAAAAGTACTACTTCTTGTTCAAGAATAA
- a CDS encoding class I SAM-dependent methyltransferase, translating to MKTVQELSETEIKELAEQLSCPNGKKGIDIANLMNETNISMTLQTANALKIADYDIILEIGHGNCEHLSRLFDIKQTIKYNGLEISELMREEAIHINQFFIKENGATFTLYNGEQIPFQDHYFDKIMTVNTIYFWRNPTTFLNELYRVLKGNGRVNITYAHKDFMEKLPFTKYGFTLYDDEKIVELIRKSPFKIEKKTTFTETITSKTGTAVERFFSVVSLIK from the coding sequence ATGAAAACAGTACAAGAACTGTCAGAAACAGAAATTAAAGAACTTGCCGAACAACTTAGCTGCCCTAATGGCAAAAAAGGGATTGATATCGCCAATCTTATGAATGAGACGAATATCAGTATGACCCTTCAGACCGCTAATGCTTTAAAAATAGCAGACTATGACATCATTTTAGAAATTGGTCACGGAAATTGTGAGCATCTATCCAGATTGTTTGATATCAAACAGACAATCAAATATAATGGTCTTGAAATTTCTGAGTTAATGAGGGAAGAAGCCATCCACATTAATCAATTTTTTATAAAAGAGAATGGGGCTACTTTCACACTTTACAATGGAGAACAGATTCCATTTCAGGATCATTATTTTGATAAAATAATGACCGTCAACACAATTTACTTTTGGAGAAACCCTACTACTTTCCTTAATGAACTATATCGGGTATTAAAAGGGAATGGTCGAGTAAATATCACTTATGCTCATAAAGATTTTATGGAAAAATTACCTTTTACAAAATACGGTTTCACCTTATATGATGATGAAAAAATAGTAGAACTAATTAGAAAATCTCCTTTTAAAATAGAAAAAAAAACTACGTTTACAGAAACAATTACCAGCAAAACAGGAACAGCTGTTGAACGCTTCTTTTCTGTTGTTTCTCTGATTAAATAA
- a CDS encoding NAD(P)/FAD-dependent oxidoreductase, which yields MQYEFTIQVLPEVAAKEELLKKEISVKNNLSLKEIRHIEILKRSIDARQRIVKINLKVKVFVNEDFVKTPIELPEYPTVDTAREIVIIGAGPAGLFAALRCVELGYKPIVLERGKDVRARRRDLKAINNDHIVNEDSNYCFGEGGAGTYSDGKLYTRSKKRGDVQRILKLLVGFGATEQILVEAHPHIGTNKLPAIIAEIREKIVAHGGEVRFETRVTDFELKNGEISAVITQGGTVIDTNKVILATGHSARDIFELLYRKKIAIEAKPFALGVRVEHTQELIDQIQYKCDVRSRYLPPSPYSVVKQVNGRGMYSFCMCPGGVIAPCATSPGEVVTNGWSPSKRNHPTSNSGIVVELRLEDFAAYERFGPLAGVYFQKEIEQRSWELAGKTQRVPGQRLMDLVAGKVSTHLPQTSYKPGLSSVDMGAVFPPFIHDVLKKGFVDFDKSMKGYLTNEAVVHAPESRTSSPVRIPRDRQTLEHIVVKGLYPCGEGAGYAGGIISAAIDGEKCMEACIRSL from the coding sequence GTGCAATACGAATTTACAATCCAGGTACTTCCGGAGGTAGCGGCAAAAGAAGAATTATTAAAGAAAGAAATTTCAGTAAAGAACAATCTCTCTCTGAAAGAAATACGGCATATAGAAATACTAAAAAGATCTATTGATGCCAGGCAAAGAATTGTAAAGATTAATCTAAAAGTAAAGGTTTTTGTAAATGAAGATTTTGTAAAAACGCCCATTGAATTACCAGAATACCCGACTGTTGATACTGCCAGAGAAATTGTTATAATAGGTGCCGGACCAGCAGGATTATTTGCAGCATTACGTTGTGTAGAGTTGGGATATAAACCTATTGTATTAGAGAGAGGGAAAGATGTACGAGCCAGAAGAAGAGATCTAAAAGCTATCAACAATGATCATATTGTTAATGAAGACTCTAATTACTGTTTCGGAGAAGGAGGAGCAGGTACCTATAGTGATGGAAAGCTATATACCAGATCTAAAAAAAGGGGAGATGTACAACGAATCTTGAAATTACTGGTTGGATTTGGCGCTACGGAGCAAATTTTAGTAGAAGCGCATCCACATATAGGAACAAATAAGTTGCCGGCTATTATAGCCGAAATTAGGGAAAAGATAGTGGCTCATGGTGGAGAAGTTCGATTCGAAACCCGGGTTACAGATTTTGAACTGAAAAATGGGGAGATATCAGCGGTTATTACTCAGGGAGGAACGGTAATAGATACCAATAAGGTAATTCTAGCGACTGGGCATTCTGCCAGAGATATTTTTGAGCTGCTATATCGAAAAAAAATTGCTATTGAGGCGAAACCTTTTGCACTTGGTGTTCGAGTAGAACACACCCAGGAACTAATAGATCAGATTCAATATAAGTGTGATGTACGAAGTCGATATTTACCACCATCTCCTTATAGTGTAGTAAAACAAGTCAATGGAAGAGGGATGTACTCATTTTGTATGTGCCCAGGAGGGGTTATTGCTCCTTGTGCTACTAGTCCTGGAGAGGTAGTTACTAACGGCTGGTCTCCCTCAAAGCGTAATCATCCAACTTCTAACAGTGGGATTGTGGTAGAATTGAGATTAGAGGATTTTGCAGCGTATGAACGTTTTGGCCCACTGGCGGGAGTTTATTTTCAAAAAGAAATAGAGCAACGTTCCTGGGAGCTGGCAGGAAAAACCCAACGAGTTCCGGGACAGCGTTTAATGGATTTGGTAGCAGGAAAAGTTTCTACTCATTTGCCACAGACATCTTATAAACCAGGACTAAGCTCAGTAGATATGGGAGCTGTTTTTCCACCTTTTATTCATGATGTTTTGAAAAAAGGCTTTGTCGATTTTGATAAAAGCATGAAAGGGTATTTAACCAATGAGGCTGTTGTGCATGCTCCTGAGTCCAGAACATCTTCTCCTGTCCGGATTCCCAGAGATAGACAAACCTTAGAACACATAGTCGTAAAAGGATTGTATCCATGTGGAGAAGGAGCGGGATATGCCGGAGGGATTATTTCTGCTGCTATTGACGGCGAAAAGTGCATGGAAGCTTGCATTCGCTCGTTATAA
- a CDS encoding copper homeostasis protein CutC has product MLLEVCANSFESAVCAQEAGAHRIELCSALGIGGITPSYGMLKQVMETLNIPVHVLIRPRGGHFTYSEEELSVMKSDIKFCKEIGCAGIVSGVLDRNQSIDVEKTAELMTASEGMSFTFHRAFDWVLSPEIELQKLLSLKVDRVLTSGQEKSAVAGIDLLNRLKKIASNQLIIMPGGGITASNVSVFKEQGFEEVHSSATKIIASGIGRGISMNTTVMIDDGKEIISDKQKIKGLLERIK; this is encoded by the coding sequence ATGTTATTAGAAGTTTGTGCGAATTCTTTCGAATCAGCAGTATGTGCACAGGAAGCAGGAGCTCATAGAATAGAGTTATGTTCTGCACTGGGAATAGGAGGAATCACTCCGTCCTATGGCATGCTAAAGCAAGTAATGGAAACATTGAATATTCCGGTTCATGTATTGATTCGTCCCAGAGGAGGTCATTTTACTTATTCTGAAGAAGAGTTATCTGTAATGAAATCAGATATTAAGTTTTGTAAAGAAATTGGGTGTGCAGGTATTGTATCCGGGGTATTAGATCGTAATCAGTCGATTGATGTAGAAAAAACAGCAGAATTGATGACTGCGTCAGAAGGCATGTCTTTTACATTTCACAGGGCATTTGATTGGGTATTGTCTCCGGAAATAGAACTTCAAAAATTATTGTCTCTGAAGGTTGATAGAGTATTGACCTCTGGGCAAGAAAAAAGTGCCGTGGCAGGAATAGACTTACTGAATCGTTTAAAAAAGATTGCTTCGAATCAGTTGATTATCATGCCTGGAGGAGGGATTACAGCATCGAATGTATCCGTTTTTAAAGAGCAGGGTTTTGAAGAGGTACACTCCTCGGCAACGAAGATTATAGCTTCTGGTATTGGTAGAGGAATATCTATGAATACCACCGTTATGATTGATGATGGGAAAGAAATAATATCTGATAAGCAAAAGATTAAAGGGCTATTAGAAAGGATAAAGTAA
- a CDS encoding GAF domain-containing sensor histidine kinase codes for MIIPETPTNESFRIKALKSLHILDTESEKEFNEITTLAAHLCEVEVALISLVDSNREWYKSKYGISVCEIPRKYSFCAHAILTPEKPLIISDTRKDPRFHKNPFTEGDQPFIFYAGIPLIDHNGFALGTLSVIDSAPKTLSDTQISSLKALANQVIILFELNKKNKDLEKMQGKLKHRNETLKEFAQVISHDLKMPLANIITTSDVLKLKLTKYLDKETLKYFDYIRHSSFSMSTYINDVLDHYESDSLIQKEPEQFLFEDLLREILNLLNISSNCTIQFPKNTQTLNCNRLALKQILINLIGNSLKYNDKEKIHINIDTSEDTSYYRFKITDNGMGIPEEKLKTIFDLFATANTVDRSGNKGNGIGLSTVKKLVNNLGGSINVASTMGVQTTFEFLIKK; via the coding sequence ATGATCATACCTGAAACACCTACTAATGAAAGCTTTAGAATCAAAGCATTAAAATCTCTTCATATTCTGGACACAGAATCTGAAAAAGAGTTTAATGAAATTACAACATTGGCTGCTCACCTCTGTGAGGTGGAAGTAGCTTTGATTTCTTTAGTAGATAGTAATCGGGAATGGTATAAATCTAAATATGGAATTTCTGTATGCGAAATCCCGAGAAAATATTCTTTCTGTGCTCATGCAATTCTGACTCCAGAAAAACCCTTGATTATATCGGATACCAGAAAAGACCCAAGGTTCCATAAAAACCCATTTACTGAAGGTGATCAACCCTTCATCTTCTATGCAGGAATTCCGTTAATTGATCATAATGGATTTGCCCTTGGTACTTTATCAGTTATTGATAGTGCCCCCAAAACCTTATCTGATACACAAATCAGTTCCTTAAAAGCGCTAGCTAATCAAGTGATTATTCTTTTTGAGCTTAATAAAAAAAATAAGGATTTGGAAAAAATGCAAGGCAAATTAAAGCATCGAAATGAAACCCTGAAAGAATTTGCTCAGGTTATATCACATGATCTCAAAATGCCTTTGGCCAATATTATAACTACCTCTGATGTTTTAAAACTCAAATTGACTAAATATCTGGATAAAGAAACACTAAAGTATTTTGACTATATCAGACATTCTTCTTTCTCCATGAGTACATATATAAATGATGTACTGGATCACTATGAAAGTGATTCTCTGATCCAAAAAGAACCGGAACAATTTCTTTTTGAAGATTTACTCCGTGAGATTCTGAATTTATTAAACATTTCTAGTAACTGTACTATTCAATTTCCTAAAAACACTCAAACATTAAACTGTAATCGATTGGCTTTAAAACAGATTTTGATCAATCTTATTGGTAACAGCTTAAAATATAATGACAAAGAAAAAATACATATCAACATTGACACTTCAGAGGATACAAGCTATTACCGTTTTAAAATCACTGATAATGGTATGGGAATTCCTGAGGAGAAATTAAAAACCATCTTTGATTTATTTGCAACTGCCAATACAGTGGATCGTAGTGGAAATAAAGGAAATGGGATTGGTTTATCTACTGTAAAAAAATTAGTAAATAATTTAGGAGGTTCTATCAATGTCGCTTCTACTATGGGGGTTCAAACAACTTTTGAGTTCCTGATCAAAAAATAA